The sequence TCGACGGCCTCGACCACCCTGGCGTCGAAGCCCTCGCGGTCGCGCGTCGGATCGCCCATGCCGCTCGGGAGGCAGAGCAGCGCCTGGGCGCGGAAGTCGAAGGGGGAGGCGACAGCCAGGGCCGGTGTGGTGCTGGGCAGCCCGAGCTGCTGACGAATCCAGTGCCACGCATCCGAGGCGCCCGCCTCCCTCAGCAGGTTGAGCGCCGGGAGCGGCCCCGTGGTCAGCGTGGCCGACGAGAGGATGACGGCGCGCGACCGGGCGAAGAGCTCGGTCTGCAGGACGCTCCCGACGTCCAAAAACCGCCCGCAGAAGCGCACGCGCTCGTTGCCGCGCTTGTCGGTGTGCGACTCGAGCCAGAGCACCGTGTGCGGCGCCTCGGCGGGGCAGATGGCGGCGTCGAGCCAGGGGCGGGTGCGGCGCGCGCGGCGCTCTGCATTCTCGGCGGCGCGCAGCACCTTGCGCTGGTCGGGGTCGATGTCGCTCCCGAGGGCCTTGATCGCGCGCACGGCCTTCGACGCCATCGCCGCAGCCCGGTCGAGCAGTTCGATCAGGTGCTCCGCGGGGAGGCCCTCACGGACCCGATGCGCTTCCTGCCGCTGGCCCGGGTGCGCGATGGGCAGTCGGTCGCCCATCTCGCGCCAGAGGGCGGCGGCCGACTGCTCGATCTGCGAGGCGAGAGCGATGCGCTCCGGTGCGCTCCCGCCATCGTCACCATCCTCGGCCGACCGCTTCAGCCATGCGCTCACCTTCGCGGCGCCGCGCTCCGTGAGGTCGCGGCCCATGAAGTCGCGGGCGATGTCCCCGGCTTCGTGGGCCTCGTCGCAGAGGACGGTGTCCCACGCGAGCCCGCTGTCCTTGCTCGCGGTCTTCGGGACGATGATGTCCTGGAAGGTCTCGCGCCTTACTGAGATGTGCGCGAAGAGCAGGTGGTAGTTGACGACCACCACGCGGACGCCTTCGGCCTTCGCCTTGGCCTTCCGGGCAAAGCACTCGTCGAAGTGGTCGCAGCCGTCGCGCAGGCAGTCGTCGGACTCGACCGAGCGCATCGCCCAGACGCCATCGCGCACGATCATCGGGAGCTCGAGCCGGTCGCCCGTCTCCGTCGTGCGCGCCCAGGTGTCGACGGTG is a genomic window of Myxococcales bacterium containing:
- a CDS encoding ATP-dependent DNA helicase; this translates as MGEPARILQGPWAAKPAAPALSDRTADVFSRVLPEQWKDYAPREGQITLTRAIADTVDKGGQLLAEGPCGTGKTLAYLVPAILQADQTGRTVLVVTASIALQEQLVQHDLPALAKALDGELREPLTWTLLKGRGNYLCQNTLSEPAPTYLSTEERAELRTVDTWARTTETGDRLELPMIVRDGVWAMRSVESDDCLRDGCDHFDECFARKAKAKAEGVRVVVVNYHLLFAHISVRRETFQDIIVPKTASKDSGLAWDTVLCDEAHEAGDIARDFMGRDLTERGAAKVSAWLKRSAEDGDDGGSAPERIALASQIEQSAAALWREMGDRLPIAHPGQRQEAHRVREGLPAEHLIELLDRAAAMASKAVRAIKALGSDIDPDQRKVLRAAENAERRARRTRPWLDAAICPAEAPHTVLWLESHTDKRGNERVRFCGRFLDVGSVLQTELFARSRAVILSSATLTTGPLPALNLLREAGASDAWHWIRQQLGLPSTTPALAVASPFDFRAQALLCLPSGMGDPTRDREGFDARVVEAVEEVARAAGGRTLALFTSTRMAKRAAEHLRAQGLGFPVLCQGEQPRPHLLAAMKSKPSILCATTSFWTGVDLPGEAVVAVVLDKMPFPVMGDPVLDALSELAFARTGDRWTGWREESLPRATLALRQGAGRLIRSVSDWGVVVVCDPRLTSKAYGAGVIKSLGMPAQARSLQAVKQWFSSRSTS